Within Candidatus Poribacteria bacterium, the genomic segment AATTCAGCGTATTCCCAATCTTTTTGATCTGTGCGTTGCTTGGCAATTTCATACCATGCTTTATCGTAAGTCGTCAAAAAGATCTGGTGGTCTGGAAAGTAATCCTTTAGAATATTAAGGACAGGTAAGCGATTTGACATGTCTAAACCTATTAGCACGTCATCCAGCGCGAGAATCTTTAGATCGCTTTCCGGTTGCAAGAGAACTGACGACAGATAGATCGCAATCGCAATCGCAGACAACTTTGCTTCGTTTAGGAAACGGTGATGTGAAGGTATGTCCGTATCAAAGAATTCAACCTTTAAGAAAATCTCTCGGTTATCAAGCATTTTCTCATCTCGGTTGTATGTAACGCCCTGAAAATCTAAATCAAGCGTGACCTTATATCCAAACCTTCTAAGAATCTCCGACACCTTTGGGCGCAGTTCTGCTAATCTGTTGGTTAATTCGTCATTGAAAACACCTATCTGTCTTTCAAGAGCAGTAATTTGGGTTTTCGCGTTTCTGCGGGGAAATGGTGGCTGAATGGCACTCCAATCCTCAGCAAGGCTTCGCTCTCTCACCGGATTGATGGTGTTTGCCAGCAGCACTTCAACTAACAAATCGAACAAATTCACGGTATCGTTTTCACGATGGAGATAGTGTGTTTCTAACAGTGCTTTATAGTCAAGGAACCCCTTTACTTTTGAAGCCTCGGTAATCAACTCGTCATTTGTCTCACCTATAATACGCTGTGACCATTCATAGGTATTTTCCCTTGACCACTGGTCGGCGCGGAGAGAGAGTTTGATATGACCTGGGTCTTGAAGAAAGATATTTTGATGGTTTTCAAAGTCGGTGTCTTTGTCGTCCTCATCTACACCAGATTCAAGAAAATATTTTAGTGCCAGATACAGTGACGACTTTCCACTCCCATTTTCACCATAGACCAATAAATTCTTTCCTGATTTGTTCAGACCTATATGATAGGTACCACGGAACGCTCTGAAGTTTTTGATTTCAATGTTGGTAATTCTCACAATTTCCCCTGAATGACGCGAACAAGTTTTACACTGTCCAAAAAGAAAAGGTTACGCCGGATTGGATGCATCCTGTCATATAACACCTCAAAGATGTCCCGGAAAGCGGACATTTTATCATTCTGAATCTCCTCAATCGATGGCAACCCTTCGTCCAATAACGGTTGCAAGAAAACTTTATCGCTCTTATGAAGTTCCGCAGGTAGGTAAGCCTCATAAACCAATCCATCAATAACGCGCTCAAAGTATCCGAGCATTATGCGGTCGCGGGCATACTTCAAATCCTTGCTGTTTATCTCCGGTTGCTGCTGTAGATAGATCAGGTAATCAACGATTTTAGCGATGAGTGCTTTGTGGACTGGCGTTATATCGGGAATCGGAATCTGTTGGATATACCCACTACGCGCCCGAAGTGGATCAATCGTCAATTGGTTTGACACCTGCGAATAAAACCACTCGACAGTACGGGAATTGAGGAGACCGCAGAGCCACATTTCCTCAGTTGGGATGAGGTAGGCGGTTTTGCCGTAATAATAACCAGCGGTATCAACAGCGAAAGTCTGGTGGTTATAGGTGTCTGGACAGACCAGTTTCGGTTGTGCAAAACGGTCTGTATCACCGAGAGACACCGGCAGTTCATACCACCTCTGCTTGCCTTTTCGTTTGCTTAGAGTTTCTTGATATTTTTCCAAGTGTTTTAGGATTGCGGGATAGTCGTTTATTGCAATGCCACGGTGGGTAAAGATTAACCACTGCTGCGGTGTGTCAACATGCCAACGTCTGATATCCTGTCCGTGCAAAAACGGCTTCAAAATATCAGCAGATGAAGGGTCAGTAGCAATGAGTTTATCCCGCGTTGCTTTGTCTACAACGAACGCTTCAGTCGGTGCTGTGTTGATACCGAAAGAGGGTTTTGATTCGACGTACTCGCCTAAAGGCATACCAGCATTCCGAAGCTGCGAAAGCAAATTCACCACATTCGGAGATTCAAGTGGGTTACCATCGGCATCTAATAATTTTTGCGTCTTTGGATAACGATCCCGCCGGCGCTGCGTCAGCAAAAGCGCGAGGTTTTCTGGTAACCTAAAGTTTGCTCTCCGCTCAAACGTTTCAACATCTCTGTAAGAATTATGAAACGCAGCAATAATGTCCATACCCAGACCTTTGGCAGTTGTTAAGTCAACTTTTGCTTTGTTCCACTTTTGCAAGTGCAACCACACTATTCCACGATTGTAATAGGCTATATCATGATTTGGATTTAGTTCTATTGCTTTGGTATAGTTTTCTATGGCACGGGCAGCATCATCTTTTTCCCCATAGGCGACTCCACGGTTATTGTAAGCATTCGCAGAATTTGGATTTAGTTCTATTGCTTTGGTATGGTCTCTGATGGCACGGTCATAATCGTTCTTACTGATATAAACATTACCACGATTAATATAGGCACCATATAAATTCGGATTTAACTCTATCGCTTCGGTGTAATCTTCTATAGCACGGTCATAATCGCCTTTTTCGTAGTAAGTATTGCCGCGATCGTAATAAGTATTGGGCGCATCTGGATACAGTTCTATTGCTTTAGTATAGTCTTTTATAGCAAGCTCAACTTCACCTTTTTTGCTGTAAGCTGCCGCACGATTGTGATAAATTCGGGAAAATTCCAAATCCAGTTCTATCATCTTACGAACTTCCTGAATAGCAAGACCATAATC encodes:
- a CDS encoding AAA family ATPase, with the translated sequence MRITNIEIKNFRAFRGTYHIGLNKSGKNLLVYGENGSGKSSLYLALKYFLESGVDEDDKDTDFENHQNIFLQDPGHIKLSLRADQWSRENTYEWSQRIIGETNDELITEASKVKGFLDYKALLETHYLHRENDTVNLFDLLVEVLLANTINPVRERSLAEDWSAIQPPFPRRNAKTQITALERQIGVFNDELTNRLAELRPKVSEILRRFGYKVTLDLDFQGVTYNRDEKMLDNREIFLKVEFFDTDIPSHHRFLNEAKLSAIAIAIYLSSVLLQPESDLKILALDDVLIGLDMSNRLPVLNILKDYFPDHQIFLTTYDKAWYEIAKQRTDQKDWEYAE
- a CDS encoding tetratricopeptide repeat protein — its product is MSKPLKGFITYSHEDMEAKDELRKRLAVMEQQDQLVTWDDGQFTPGDKALQEDILKKVADSDLLLYLVSAASLASKNCNKELAEAIKQEMQVIPIILEHCDWLKHQLNDFQAFPDRGIPITEWEDKSEGWQNVREGIRKVVERMQIQADPSSKISEKELHSELAFQHGNILMMLGQLDMAIKAYSDAIDHKPCNANAYNNRGVAYTEKGKFDNAIEDYNITIQLRPDDANINYNKRIVYTNKGDYGLAIQEVRKMIELDLEFSRIYHNRAAAYSKKGEVELAIKDYTKAIELYPDAPNTYYDRGNTYYEKGDYDRAIEDYTEAIELNPNLYGAYINRGNVYISKNDYDRAIRDHTKAIELNPNSANAYNNRGVAYGEKDDAARAIENYTKAIELNPNHDIAYYNRGIVWLHLQKWNKAKVDLTTAKGLGMDIIAAFHNSYRDVETFERRANFRLPENLALLLTQRRRDRYPKTQKLLDADGNPLESPNVVNLLSQLRNAGMPLGEYVESKPSFGINTAPTEAFVVDKATRDKLIATDPSSADILKPFLHGQDIRRWHVDTPQQWLIFTHRGIAINDYPAILKHLEKYQETLSKRKGKQRWYELPVSLGDTDRFAQPKLVCPDTYNHQTFAVDTAGYYYGKTAYLIPTEEMWLCGLLNSRTVEWFYSQVSNQLTIDPLRARSGYIQQIPIPDITPVHKALIAKIVDYLIYLQQQPEINSKDLKYARDRIMLGYFERVIDGLVYEAYLPAELHKSDKVFLQPLLDEGLPSIEEIQNDKMSAFRDIFEVLYDRMHPIRRNLFFLDSVKLVRVIQGKL